The following proteins come from a genomic window of Venturia canescens isolate UGA chromosome 4, ASM1945775v1, whole genome shotgun sequence:
- the LOC122410176 gene encoding putative transferase CAF17 homolog, mitochondrial — MAIMPRLTFLRSNKILAPLNVERWSRGTNKNSRLNSTGSGSKILEHLGNRSLIRVRGDESSNFLQGLITNDMRHFDDGAASIYTLFLNTKGRVMYESIIYKTLEKSIYYIECDTRVTNNLEKHLKMYKVRRKVDIDSLENEMKVWSTFDPLIFTNDETGDLEMSKWQLEGQIFPCGTLSNKSTKLIDDIAIYEDPRIPELNLRILSNAQVDEDQIVKHLGFDIQRGKNHSNYREFRYRLGIGEGIDDLPVGKALPLEVNCDYMHGVSFHKGCYIGQELTARTHHTGVVRKRLMPLTIENFEGKNFNYDDNLLDEAGKSVGKFRGNEGRFGLGLVRISEALAAQTINISGSRVTVIKPRWWPKESQQDQVSADTRK, encoded by the coding sequence atggCAATTATGCCGAGATTAACGTTCCTACGATCAAATAAAATTCTCGCACCGTTGAACGTGGAAAGGTGGTCACGTGGTACTAACAAAAACTCACGCCTGAATTCAACGGGCTCGGGATCGAAAATATTGGAACATTTGGGCAATAGAAGTTTGATAAGAGTCAGAGGTGACGAGTCGTCGAATTTTTTGCAAGGTTTGATAACGAACGACATGAGACATTTCGATGATGGCGCAGCGAGTATTTATACCCTATTTTTGAATACGAAAGGTCGCGTTATGTATGAATCCATAATATACAAAACCCTCGAAAAGTCAATTTATTACATCGAATGCGACACGAGAGTAACGAACAatcttgaaaaacatttgaaaatgtaCAAAGTTCGGCGTAAAGTTGATATCGATTCGCTTGAGAATGAAATGAAAGTATGGAGCACGTTCGATCCTCTAATATTTACGAACGACGAGACCGGAGACTTGGAAATGTCGAAATGGCAATTGGAAGGTCAAATATTTCCGTGTGGCACTTTAAGCAACAAATCTACCAAGCTCATTGACGATATTGCTATCTACGAAGACCCGAGAATTCCCGAGTTGAATTTGAGGATTTTGAGCAATGCACAAGTCGATGAAGACCAAATTGTCAAGCATTTGGGCTTCGATATTCAAAGGGGtaaaaatcactcgaattaTCGAGAATTTCGTTACCGATTAGGCATTGGTGAAGGAATCGACGATTTGCCTGTTGGCAAAGCTCTCCCTCTCGAGGTGAATTGCGATTATATGCACGGTGTCAGTTTTCACAAAGGTTGTTACATCGGTCAAGAATTGACAGCTCGTACTCATCATACCGGAGTCGTTCGTAAACGATTAATGCCTTTGacgatcgaaaatttcgaaggaaagaatttcaattatgACGATAATTTGCTCGACGAAGCTGGCAAAAGTGTCGGGAAATTTCGTGGCAATGAAGGCCGTTTTGGCCTTGGACTTGTGAGAATTTCTGAAGCTCTTGCAGCGCAAACTATCAACATTTCTGGTTCTCGGGTTACTGTTATTAAACCTAGGTGGTGGCCCAAAGAATCTCAACAGGATCAAGTCTCTGCTGATActagaaaatga